The genomic stretch CAGACTACAAAGTCCTGTCTTGCTCTGTGATCCTGTTTTGCCAAAGACAAATCAGTTTCTGAACATAGATTGGAAGTGTCCTGACCTGTAATACAAATTGGTGTATTTAGAAAAATATCTTACCTTAAGTTACAAAGTTATGTGACAACTAAATCTAGATATAGAAGCTGTAAAATATGGGAATCACTCATGGCATAATGATCAGCTCACATTGTATTATGATTGTGCTGCTAAATGCCCACATGAGTACCAGAAATGTAAGCAGACTTATCGTTGGTGCTGTAGGGAATAATGATTTTTAAGAAGATGCAAtgcttattattttccttcttgcaTATTTTTTCTGCAAGTCTTGATATTTCAAATGAAAGTAAGTAGTATGCCTGTGTATATGTGTGAAAGAGAGATTTTAGTGATTCTAAGGCATGTTTGTCTGTTTGCTTTTCAACATTTCTGATGATTAGCTTTCCTTTAATATCAAGGTGTCCATTAAATTTGatagcatttctttttatcatgaaaagcCATTATTAAAATATGTTGCATGTTATAGTGAAGGGCAATCATAGAATCgaggaaatgttttatatataataaccACTTTGATTAAAATAATCTTGttttctaactttatttttctagCACTGGATGAGAATTTTGTGGTGGAGGAAAGGGTGGCACCCAATTCAAACAAGGAATCCCAGCGAGTTGCACCAGAAATGCTTATGCTGGAGAAGAAAGGTGCAATCAAGGAAGACAAAGTTCCCCAGCCCATGAATGCTGacacaatggaagaaaagggaaatgcaGCATCATGGGGAAAAGCAGGGATTAATGAGGTTCCCCTAAGGGAGTGGAAGCCAACAGCAGTGCAGCCAGCCTTAGGACAAGAACCGCTTACAGAGGAAAGAGAAGTCCCTCAGGACATCCTGAGTGGGGCAGGAGAAGCAGCAGAAGGAGACGGAAGGCTGGGTAAAGTAGAGTTAAACCCCCTGGGAAAGGAAGCAGCAAGGCACTCTGCTGGTCTGAATGATGATGGGGCCCCTGAAAAGCAGGCCTTCATGCAAACAGTGTTTGAGACAGAGAAGGCAGTTTCTAAAGGGGAACAGGATTGGGAGAAGGTAGAGCTAGCCCGCAAGGCAGCAGCTCTGAACTCAGAGCCTGTTCCAGAGACAGTAGCTCTGGAAGAGGCAGCAATGCCAGAGAAGGAAAAGGCTGAGAGAGAGGTGGCTGTGAGTGAGACAGGGTCTGAAAAGCCAGatgtgaaagaaagagaagaggaaatatCCACAGATCTGGAGGACTTAGGGCCTGTGGAAAAAGAAGCATCCAAGAGAGAGGATGGTTCAGAAGTGGCAATACTTGGGGAAGAGAAACCAGCCAAAGAGAGCAAGGAAGTGatggaaacagaaacaactttGAGTGCCTCATCTTCTGAGGTAACTCATGTGGGGGTTTCTGAGGGCAGCACTGAAGAACTTTGTAGGGAAGATGCTGAACGAGAGAAGTTTGTGACTGGGGCAGTATCTAATAAGGAAGATGATAGGGAAGAAATGTTATCTGAGGAATTAGATATggcaagagagaggaagaaagctgAGCGGCCAAATACACCCCTGAGGGAAACCAAATCTGAGAGAGAAGAGGTGACAAAGGCAAATACATCCAAGGATGAAGATGGtttagaagaagagaagaagTTTAAAGAGGAAGAGGGGGAAACAGTGAAGAATGTAGGATCCAAGGAAGAGACAAAAGCCCCAAGAAAGGACACAGAATCTGATGCTGAGGGTGAAGCACCCCCAGAGGCATCTGAATTGACTGAAGATGGAGGGCAACAAAGAGAAGATTCACTAAAAGAAAGAGGGGTTACTGTGTTTGACGCAGCCCCTGGATTTGAAAAGTCACTGGAAAACATCACAGCTCTgaggaaagaaggagaggaaagactCGTAGAAGCCAGAGGCCCAGAAAACAAAGGCAGCGGAGAGCATCTCCTCAGTGAGAGTGTGGCTTCCACAGAGGATGAGGGTCCACCGCAGGACATAGCAGGTGTGTTAGGGGCTCCCCAGAGTGAGCTGTCAGGGAAGGCACAGGCACCTGAAGTGACAATCACGGCCACAGGTGAGGCTGCGGTGTGTGCAAGCGAAGATCGAGACTTCCTTGCAGGACCAAGAGGGAGGAATAGAGAAGGGCCTTTCCAGGGGCCAGAAGAAGTGGGGGTCATGATGATTTCCCAGGGAGATTTCATGATGCCAGAAATGTTCAGACGGGAAGCAATGGCTAAAGacacagaggaggaggaagagaaagaaagcagtctGAGGAAAGAAGTAGTGAAGAACGGGAACACAGACGGGGGCGAGAGCGTGAGAGAAGGGATGGTTGTTGCCGACGAAGATCCGTGCCAAGGAGAAGGAGGAATGGCAGAAACAGCCACAGAGAAGAGGGAGGTGTTGGCAGAATTGAAGACAGATGAGGGGAAAACAGTAGAAAATAAAGCTTCCTCCTTTTCAGATGTTGCCGGGAAGGAAACTTGGCATAATGTGGATGAGTTACTAGAAAAAACAGCAGCTGAGGAGACGGTGGCAGGAGAGGAAATAGAGCTAAGCAGGGAGGAGGTGCCCTTGGTAGATGAGGTGACAGTGACATCAAcaccaggggctgggctgggagatCTGCAAGAACCTTTAGATCAGGAAAGGGAGGCCCCACAGGTAGGACGTGATCAAGCGGGAGGGGAACTTGAAGTCACCGAGGGTGCAGGGTCAGAGGGAGAGGAGTCAGGAGCAGCTGGAGCCTTCAGACTGAGATTATCACCAGAAAGTCAGTCAGAACTGAGCAGGAAATGTCTACAGTCTGTGCAAGCACTTCCCACGAAGCCCGATTCCACCGAAACCCAAGAGAAGCAAGTGCAAAGAGAAAGTGAGAAGGCAGATGTTTCAGTGAACAACACAAAGGCCTGAGAGACTTGGTGGCAGATGGTGAGTTTATCTCATCTGTTTTCAGTACTGAATAGAAACCCCACTCTTGGTCTCCTCCCCTTTGGGCTGGCTCGTCCCCTCCTGCATCCCTGCATCCAGGTACACACATAGGGTTCAGGTCCATACTGCTCAGCCCTGCGCCAGGCAGGACAGGGGCTGGGGAAGATGGAAGTGAGCCCAACTCACATACGGGGACCCACTTCTAGTTGCTTTGTAAGTGCAGCTGCCTGAAGTAGTAAATCTGCATCCCCCTTACAAGCCCCAAAGATGAAATATGGAGGAGAAAGGGGTACCTTCTCTCTTTGACATATCACAGAAATAAAGAATCAAACTATTTCAGAATTCATTTCCCCTTGAGTGTTTAAAAGGATGGATTGGAGGTTGACTGTCTTTATTTGCCATTAAATGTGTTCTATACCTTCATTTCTGCATATACAAAATTGAAAAGCTTTCCACTTTTATATAATATTGAACAGTGGGACTAAATGTCAAAATGATTTTTGTCATATCCTGGGATTTCCTTTGATACCCTCATATCCTTAGTGTCCAGTAACTACTGTCCTGAGTAGTTATATTCATGGCACTACTATCCTTTTTAGTGCTTTTCAGGACATTTTAAAGATGTCTTCAGGAAGACATGACGAGTGGGAAAAGTTTCACCCAAGCATATCTCCaggattttatctttttgtttgtttgttcttaaaTCACCAGGCTTTTCTGAACTGTTTCTCAATGTGTCAGTGCTGGTGAGTAGCACAGTAAGTACCATGAAAATAGCTGAAGTAGATCTGCAGGATACTCCTTACGGACAGGGGTTCCTGATGGAGAACTGTGAAGCTGTTACAGGTTCCACAGCCGAGCTCTCCATattcaaatcaaaacaaaagtttTCAAATGTTTGACTTTCACCAAAGTTCCACCAGAAAGTCGCAGTCCTGACATCTAgggtttgtttaatttctttttattttacaatcaAAT from Choloepus didactylus isolate mChoDid1 chromosome 2, mChoDid1.pri, whole genome shotgun sequence encodes the following:
- the ERICH3 gene encoding glutamate-rich protein 3 isoform X3, whose amino-acid sequence is MDKHLAGYFNNTRIRRHLLRSGLITRSGRILSEKEYKLNIMKQDHQKYIRECLAQAIFHKVLDMERYHQLEIKKKLETLAKKEQIQRFKGEHTRRFIEKNMPVLSPRPPVGPKSNHGHGVLVDEGRSSPLLLTVPRPSTAPGNMQPPIRLQPLSSNPAVGTIPKITSGSRSKTSLLENGAPFPTGGKKAAMKFRSSTDNSQGTNTYLLPNINNYLMPSPPPPLPPNAKITRENRVESWRRRRFCPITAPNGLEPLFTRDSRRIHKTSLHSNAAITMIYLGKSVHLSHDNSDFRDEIKVYQQHCGGENLCVYKGKLLEKETFQFISKRHHGFPFSLTFFLNGIQVNRLSSCCEYKHRKGSRLGGKRGYFGFVCVEKSSPCYKCIIAMGLDKKTSSQKTRKEKNAEQREELKKTEEKLRKDKEYMVQRRNALEGNKTFPSAIFSVQREKNGIREVRTAIEEMKHKGKLGEDIWEDDQDVTFKYEYEEDFEVDEEKQYENTNEEGQADDQMNGMSKSPSDDERDNLDPVKESETSSQKAPDADDNVKDEGDGCSDSELEDDKQDRKTSSSTSSRSHPYSSCSEDESTVKGGETHTENNPDERARSSFSPELSENDEPGKSHFPIVESLQIGTEDQKTITADMETKLVPIEENLENVLEEEMRKGTQVIGEGISENSSEHVSEEEKEKHKNKLWEGSTAKAQGRKSGLSRVEKGDVGQIIAGALEPGSHCHSDANPGVSSTDNGGKHLRRPEIDTGGALDENFVVEERVAPNSNKESQRVAPEMLMLEKKGAIKEDKVPQPMNADTMEEKGNAASWGKAGINEVPLREWKPTAVQPALGQEPLTEEREVPQDILSGAGEAAEGDGRLGKVELNPLGKEAARHSAGLNDDGAPEKQAFMQTVFETEKAVSKGEQDWEKVELARKAAALNSEPVPETVALEEAAMPEKEKAEREVAVSETGSEKPDVKEREEEISTDLEDLGPVEKEASKREDGSEVAILGEEKPAKESKEVMETETTLSASSSEVTHVGVSEGSTEELCREDAEREKFVTGAVSNKEDDREEMLSEELDMARERKKAERPNTPLRETKSEREEVTKANTSKDEDGLEEEKKFKEEEGETVKNVGSKEETKAPRKDTESDAEGEAPPEASELTEDGGQQREDSLKERGVTVFDAAPGFEKSLENITALRKEGEERLVEARGPENKGSGEHLLSESVASTEDEGPPQDIAGVLGAPQSELSGKAQAPEVTITATGEAAVCASEDRDFLAGPRGRNREGPFQGPEEVGVMMISQGDFMMPEMFRREAMAKDTEEEEEKESSLRKEVVKNGNTDGGESVREGMVVADEDPCQGEGGMAETATEKREVLAELKTDEGKTVENKASSFSDVAGKETWHNVDELLEKTAAEETVAGEEIELSREEVPLVDEVTVTSTPGAGLGDLQEPLDQEREAPQVGRDQAGGELEVTEGAGSEGEESGAAGAFRLRLSPESQSELSRKCLQSVQALPTKPDSTETQEKQVQRESEKADVSVNNTKA
- the ERICH3 gene encoding glutamate-rich protein 3 isoform X1, with amino-acid sequence MSHSHPAGLLAAYNSLMDKHLAGYFNNTRIRRHLLRSGLITRSGRILSEKEYKLNIMKQDHQKYIRECLAQAIFHKVLDMERYHQLEIKKKLETLAKKEQIQRFKGEHTRRFIEKNMPVLSPRPPVGPKSNHGHGVLVDEGRSSPLLLTVPRPSTAPGNMQPPIRLQPLSSNPAVGTIPKITSGSRSKTSLLENGAPFPTGGKKAAMKFRSSTDNSQGTNTYLLPNINNYLMPSPPPPLPPNAKITRENRVESWRRRRFCPITAPNGLEPLFTRDSRRIHKTSLHSNAAITMIYLGKSVHLSHDNSDFRDEIKVYQQHCGGENLCVYKGKLLEKETFQFISKRHHGFPFSLTFFLNGIQVNRLSSCCEYKHRKGSRLGGKRGYFGFVCVEKSSPCYKCIIAMGLDKKTSSQKTRKEKNAEQREELKKTEEKLRKDKEYMVQRRNALEGNKTFPSAIFSVQREKNGIREVRTAIEEMKHKGKLGEDIWEDDQDVTFKYEYEEDFEVDEEKQYENTNEEGQADDQMNGMSKSPSDDERDNLDPVKESETSSQKAPDADDNVKDEGDGCSDSELEDDKQDRKTSSSTSSRSHPYSSCSEDESTVKGGETHTENNPDERARSSFSPELSENDEPGKSHFPIVESLQIGTEDQKTITADMETKLVPIEENLENVLEEEMRKGTQVIGEGISENSSEHVSEEEKEKHKNKLWEGSTAKAQGRKSGLSRVEKGDVGQIIAGALEPGSHCHSDANPGVSSTDNGGKHLRRPEIDTGGALDENFVVEERVAPNSNKESQRVAPEMLMLEKKGAIKEDKVPQPMNADTMEEKGNAASWGKAGINEVPLREWKPTAVQPALGQEPLTEEREVPQDILSGAGEAAEGDGRLGKVELNPLGKEAARHSAGLNDDGAPEKQAFMQTVFETEKAVSKGEQDWEKVELARKAAALNSEPVPETVALEEAAMPEKEKAEREVAVSETGSEKPDVKEREEEISTDLEDLGPVEKEASKREDGSEVAILGEEKPAKESKEVMETETTLSASSSEVTHVGVSEGSTEELCREDAEREKFVTGAVSNKEDDREEMLSEELDMARERKKAERPNTPLRETKSEREEVTKANTSKDEDGLEEEKKFKEEEGETVKNVGSKEETKAPRKDTESDAEGEAPPEASELTEDGGQQREDSLKERGVTVFDAAPGFEKSLENITALRKEGEERLVEARGPENKGSGEHLLSESVASTEDEGPPQDIAGVLGAPQSELSGKAQAPEVTITATGEAAVCASEDRDFLAGPRGRNREGPFQGPEEVGVMMISQGDFMMPEMFRREAMAKDTEEEEEKESSLRKEVVKNGNTDGGESVREGMVVADEDPCQGEGGMAETATEKREVLAELKTDEGKTVENKASSFSDVAGKETWHNVDELLEKTAAEETVAGEEIELSREEVPLVDEVTVTSTPGAGLGDLQEPLDQEREAPQVGRDQAGGELEVTEGAGSEGEESGAAGAFRLRLSPESQSELSRKCLQSVQALPTKPDSTETQEKQVQRESEKADVSVNNTKA
- the ERICH3 gene encoding glutamate-rich protein 3 isoform X5; translation: MQPPIRLQPLSSNPAVGTIPKITSGSRSKTSLLENGAPFPTGGKKAAMKFRSSTDNSQGTNTYLLPNINNYLMPSPPPPLPPNAKITRENRVESWRRRRFCPITAPNGLEPLFTRDSRRIHKTSLHSNAAITMIYLGKSVHLSHDNSDFRDEIKVYQQHCGGENLCVYKGKLLEKETFQFISKRHHGFPFSLTFFLNGIQVNRLSSCCEYKHRKGSRLGGKRGYFGFVCVEKSSPCYKCIIAMGLDKKTSSQKTRKEKNAEQREELKKTEEKLRKDKEYMVQRRNALEGNKTFPSAIFSVQREKNGIREVRTAIEEMKHKGKLGEDIWEDDQDVTFKYEYEEDFEVDEEKQYENTNEEGQADDQMNGMSKSPSDDERDNLDPVKESETSSQKAPDADDNVKDEGDGCSDSELEDDKQDRKTSSSTSSRSHPYSSCSEDESTVKGGETHTENNPDERARSSFSPELSENDEPGKSHFPIVESLQIGTEDQKTITADMETKLVPIEENLENVLEEEMRKGTQVIGEGISENSSEHVSEEEKEKHKNKLWEGSTAKAQGRKSGLSRVEKGDVGQIIAGALEPGSHCHSDANPGVSSTDNGGKHLRRPEIDTGGALDENFVVEERVAPNSNKESQRVAPEMLMLEKKGAIKEDKVPQPMNADTMEEKGNAASWGKAGINEVPLREWKPTAVQPALGQEPLTEEREVPQDILSGAGEAAEGDGRLGKVELNPLGKEAARHSAGLNDDGAPEKQAFMQTVFETEKAVSKGEQDWEKVELARKAAALNSEPVPETVALEEAAMPEKEKAEREVAVSETGSEKPDVKEREEEISTDLEDLGPVEKEASKREDGSEVAILGEEKPAKESKEVMETETTLSASSSEVTHVGVSEGSTEELCREDAEREKFVTGAVSNKEDDREEMLSEELDMARERKKAERPNTPLRETKSEREEVTKANTSKDEDGLEEEKKFKEEEGETVKNVGSKEETKAPRKDTESDAEGEAPPEASELTEDGGQQREDSLKERGVTVFDAAPGFEKSLENITALRKEGEERLVEARGPENKGSGEHLLSESVASTEDEGPPQDIAGVLGAPQSELSGKAQAPEVTITATGEAAVCASEDRDFLAGPRGRNREGPFQGPEEVGVMMISQGDFMMPEMFRREAMAKDTEEEEEKESSLRKEVVKNGNTDGGESVREGMVVADEDPCQGEGGMAETATEKREVLAELKTDEGKTVENKASSFSDVAGKETWHNVDELLEKTAAEETVAGEEIELSREEVPLVDEVTVTSTPGAGLGDLQEPLDQEREAPQVGRDQAGGELEVTEGAGSEGEESGAAGAFRLRLSPESQSELSRKCLQSVQALPTKPDSTETQEKQVQRESEKADVSVNNTKA
- the ERICH3 gene encoding glutamate-rich protein 3 isoform X2, yielding MTAGLLAAYNSLMDKHLAGYFNNTRIRRHLLRSGLITRSGRILSEKEYKLNIMKQDHQKYIRECLAQAIFHKVLDMERYHQLEIKKKLETLAKKEQIQRFKGEHTRRFIEKNMPVLSPRPPVGPKSNHGHGVLVDEGRSSPLLLTVPRPSTAPGNMQPPIRLQPLSSNPAVGTIPKITSGSRSKTSLLENGAPFPTGGKKAAMKFRSSTDNSQGTNTYLLPNINNYLMPSPPPPLPPNAKITRENRVESWRRRRFCPITAPNGLEPLFTRDSRRIHKTSLHSNAAITMIYLGKSVHLSHDNSDFRDEIKVYQQHCGGENLCVYKGKLLEKETFQFISKRHHGFPFSLTFFLNGIQVNRLSSCCEYKHRKGSRLGGKRGYFGFVCVEKSSPCYKCIIAMGLDKKTSSQKTRKEKNAEQREELKKTEEKLRKDKEYMVQRRNALEGNKTFPSAIFSVQREKNGIREVRTAIEEMKHKGKLGEDIWEDDQDVTFKYEYEEDFEVDEEKQYENTNEEGQADDQMNGMSKSPSDDERDNLDPVKESETSSQKAPDADDNVKDEGDGCSDSELEDDKQDRKTSSSTSSRSHPYSSCSEDESTVKGGETHTENNPDERARSSFSPELSENDEPGKSHFPIVESLQIGTEDQKTITADMETKLVPIEENLENVLEEEMRKGTQVIGEGISENSSEHVSEEEKEKHKNKLWEGSTAKAQGRKSGLSRVEKGDVGQIIAGALEPGSHCHSDANPGVSSTDNGGKHLRRPEIDTGGALDENFVVEERVAPNSNKESQRVAPEMLMLEKKGAIKEDKVPQPMNADTMEEKGNAASWGKAGINEVPLREWKPTAVQPALGQEPLTEEREVPQDILSGAGEAAEGDGRLGKVELNPLGKEAARHSAGLNDDGAPEKQAFMQTVFETEKAVSKGEQDWEKVELARKAAALNSEPVPETVALEEAAMPEKEKAEREVAVSETGSEKPDVKEREEEISTDLEDLGPVEKEASKREDGSEVAILGEEKPAKESKEVMETETTLSASSSEVTHVGVSEGSTEELCREDAEREKFVTGAVSNKEDDREEMLSEELDMARERKKAERPNTPLRETKSEREEVTKANTSKDEDGLEEEKKFKEEEGETVKNVGSKEETKAPRKDTESDAEGEAPPEASELTEDGGQQREDSLKERGVTVFDAAPGFEKSLENITALRKEGEERLVEARGPENKGSGEHLLSESVASTEDEGPPQDIAGVLGAPQSELSGKAQAPEVTITATGEAAVCASEDRDFLAGPRGRNREGPFQGPEEVGVMMISQGDFMMPEMFRREAMAKDTEEEEEKESSLRKEVVKNGNTDGGESVREGMVVADEDPCQGEGGMAETATEKREVLAELKTDEGKTVENKASSFSDVAGKETWHNVDELLEKTAAEETVAGEEIELSREEVPLVDEVTVTSTPGAGLGDLQEPLDQEREAPQVGRDQAGGELEVTEGAGSEGEESGAAGAFRLRLSPESQSELSRKCLQSVQALPTKPDSTETQEKQVQRESEKADVSVNNTKA
- the ERICH3 gene encoding glutamate-rich protein 3 isoform X4, translated to MSHSHPAGLLAAYNSLMDKHLAGYFNNTRIRRHLLRSGLITRSGRILSEKEYKLNIMKQDHQKYIRECLAQAIFHKVLDMERYHQLEIKKKLETLAKKEQIQRFKGEHTRRFIEKNMPVLSPRPPVGPKSNHGHGVLVDEGRSSPLLLTVPRPSTAPGNMQPPIRLQPLSSNPAVGTIPKITSGSRSKTSLLENGAPFPTGGKKAAMKFRSSTDNSQGTNTYLLPNINNYLMPSPPPPLPPNAKITRENRVESWRRRRFCPITAPNGLEPLFTRDSRRIHKTSLHSNAAITMIYLGKSVHLSHDNSDFRDEIKVYQQHCGGENLCVYKGKLLEKETFQFISKRHHGFPFSLTFFLNGIQVNRLSSCCEYKHRKGSRLGGKRGYFGFVCVEKSSPCYKCIIAMGLDKKTSSQKTRKEKNAEQREELKKTEEKLRKDKEYMVQRRNALEGNKTFPSAIFSVQREKNGIREVRTAIEEMKHKGKLGEDIWEDDQDVTFKYEYEEDFEVDEEKQYENTNEEGQADDQMNGMSKSPSDDERDNLDPVKESETSSQKAPDADDNVKDEGDGCSDSELEDDKQDRKTSSSTSSRSHPYSSCSEDESTVKGGETHTENNPDERARSSFSPELSENDEPGKSHFPIVESLQIGTEDQKTITADMETKLVPIEENLENVLEEEMRKGTQVIGEGISENSSEHVSEEEKEKHKNKLWEGSTAKAQGRKSGLSRVEKGDALDENFVVEERVAPNSNKESQRVAPEMLMLEKKGAIKEDKVPQPMNADTMEEKGNAASWGKAGINEVPLREWKPTAVQPALGQEPLTEEREVPQDILSGAGEAAEGDGRLGKVELNPLGKEAARHSAGLNDDGAPEKQAFMQTVFETEKAVSKGEQDWEKVELARKAAALNSEPVPETVALEEAAMPEKEKAEREVAVSETGSEKPDVKEREEEISTDLEDLGPVEKEASKREDGSEVAILGEEKPAKESKEVMETETTLSASSSEVTHVGVSEGSTEELCREDAEREKFVTGAVSNKEDDREEMLSEELDMARERKKAERPNTPLRETKSEREEVTKANTSKDEDGLEEEKKFKEEEGETVKNVGSKEETKAPRKDTESDAEGEAPPEASELTEDGGQQREDSLKERGVTVFDAAPGFEKSLENITALRKEGEERLVEARGPENKGSGEHLLSESVASTEDEGPPQDIAGVLGAPQSELSGKAQAPEVTITATGEAAVCASEDRDFLAGPRGRNREGPFQGPEEVGVMMISQGDFMMPEMFRREAMAKDTEEEEEKESSLRKEVVKNGNTDGGESVREGMVVADEDPCQGEGGMAETATEKREVLAELKTDEGKTVENKASSFSDVAGKETWHNVDELLEKTAAEETVAGEEIELSREEVPLVDEVTVTSTPGAGLGDLQEPLDQEREAPQVGRDQAGGELEVTEGAGSEGEESGAAGAFRLRLSPESQSELSRKCLQSVQALPTKPDSTETQEKQVQRESEKADVSVNNTKA